From Candidatus Dormiibacterota bacterium, the proteins below share one genomic window:
- a CDS encoding site-specific integrase has product MKAKRVEVFKDEVYESTHGHRPFKPTPMTFGEYADYYFRTFCANKKSARRDREILDALKKRWKINLSAITTQMLVDFKAERETERQPATVLQEVQVIKRLFKKAVALHKLQENPALNIERPEVHNERVKHLSVDEMKALMSACPDWVRPVVTFARFTGARQGEIFKLTWRDIDFKRGIITFRDAKNGCTGTVEMNATTRSLLEGLPRPINPSLPVFSVDRQKLRYRFDLAVEAAGLKRPCACLAANEGKPDRSCSTCGGKGVDKFKFHDLRHQAATELLDRGATLNDVRDFLRHKTLAMTLRYGHLLKGRRASTAALLDQPAPEGEGAATEPQSDRGDRESR; this is encoded by the coding sequence ATGAAGGCAAAGCGGGTCGAGGTCTTCAAAGACGAGGTCTACGAGTCAACGCATGGCCATCGCCCGTTCAAGCCGACCCCGATGACGTTCGGCGAGTACGCGGACTACTACTTCCGGACCTTCTGCGCGAATAAGAAGTCCGCGCGGAGGGATCGGGAGATCCTCGACGCCCTGAAGAAGCGCTGGAAGATCAACCTCTCCGCCATCACGACCCAGATGCTCGTCGACTTCAAGGCCGAGAGAGAAACCGAGAGGCAGCCAGCAACGGTCCTGCAGGAGGTTCAGGTGATCAAGCGACTCTTCAAGAAAGCCGTCGCGCTGCACAAGCTGCAGGAGAACCCCGCGCTCAACATCGAGCGGCCCGAGGTCCACAACGAGCGCGTGAAGCACCTGAGCGTCGACGAGATGAAGGCACTGATGTCGGCGTGTCCGGACTGGGTGCGGCCGGTCGTGACCTTCGCTCGCTTCACGGGAGCACGTCAGGGGGAGATCTTCAAGCTGACCTGGCGGGACATCGACTTCAAGCGCGGTATCATCACCTTCCGCGATGCGAAGAACGGCTGCACCGGCACCGTCGAGATGAACGCAACGACTCGCTCCCTGCTAGAGGGTCTCCCCCGCCCGATCAACCCTTCCCTCCCAGTCTTCAGCGTCGACCGCCAGAAGCTCCGCTATCGCTTCGACCTCGCCGTCGAAGCCGCCGGCCTGAAGCGCCCCTGCGCGTGCCTCGCGGCCAACGAAGGCAAGCCCGACCGCTCCTGCTCGACCTGCGGCGGGAAGGGGGTCGATAAGTTCAAGTTCCACGATCTCCGGCACCAGGCCGCGACCGAACTGCTCGACCGGGGCGCGACCCTCAACGACGTGCGGGACTTCCTGCGGCACAAGACCCTGGCCATGACCTTGCGCTATGGCCATCTCCTGAAAGGCCGTCGCGCCAGCACAGCCGCGCTGCTCGATCAACCCGCGCCGGAGGGCGAAGGAGCCGCGACAGAGCCGCAGTCAGATCGCGGAGATCGCGAGAGCCGCTGA